GCACAGGACTGTGCACCAACGGAAACCTATAACACAGATGTAAGTGTTGCTGATGGAACCACTACAGCTTCAGAGAGCCATACGACCGAAAATACTTGTAAATAATTGCAGTCGGACAAATCGCTTTCCTGGATGATGATACTACCTGCGAGAGCGCTGATGACTTGTTTTAAATCACCGAAAATACTTTAAAATTTCAACTTCTACGAATTTTTATACTGTTGTGTTAACTGAATTGTTTTTCTTCCCTACTTTGCTTTTGTGTATTGTTTCAAACCACCGATGTATTTTCGTAATTCTGTCTGAACTGTCTATCTTTTGTGCGGCTTAATTGCATCATAGACATTATCATATAGTCGTATCTCGTATGTTTATCATTTGCTGCTTGAATTCACGGCCTATATCTCGCTAAATTCATTCTCTactattttcttttccttttatcttttttgttcttcctttttatctttttcttttttcataaaAGAAAAGAAGGCTAGCCGCGCTGTCAAGTGTGTTTAGACTCCTATGGTATTTACTTCGAGCTTCCCTATACACATCCACATATACATATTGAAACTTATCCATTACCTTTTCTTCTATACACAAGTTTAATCCGATTTTCTGATCAATTTTTCTTAAATTTGGTTATTTTTTTACACacaagtgtatatatatatatttcgacTGTTGAAAAATACATGTACTAGAGGATGAAAACAGAGATTGAAAAGAATGTTGTAGCACAAGCTTCAAGACCTTAcgattcttttcagcaattatttcgcCCCTTCCGaaataattggcgagtacaattggtcagcgaaatattgccttcaggatagaATGAAGTCCAAACAACGTTGTTGAATTCAAGagttgtactcccttgacccaatcaagaacacacaatattttatttctgaagatgcttagagtgaaagagattttgatgattgaaatgggagaaaGCCTTCACTATTTAAAGAGGGATTCATGCCTTTTCGTGATGTCTTTCCATCACGAACAGACACTTTCAACGGGCATCCATTAATGGTGTCTCTTGAAGAAACCCTATGGGAACAGACAGGTTTTGTGAAAATTTCTGAAAAATCGAATagattttcaaattcattaactAAAAAAATTCCACGGCGCTCAATGCggcaaacaatattgaaaataCCTGACACTCTCCCCTATAAACAAAAAGAGCAAAATCTTTAAGAACAAAATCTTTCGCTTTTAAAGAAGCAGAaacacatgtatatatatatatatacacttctCGTATCCGAacatattatatatatatgaaccaaaTGATGATAACACTAAAGAGAAGGACGGAATTCCAGTGCATGGAAATCTGTTGTGGCGATGACAAGTTGCTAAAAAGCTATTAAAAGTGATTTTGGGAAAATCTTCTGTTATTTTAGGAGGGTTGGACGATGTTTGAGTTGGATCGGTGTTTAAAGCGGTTTCTGGCGTACATTGTGACTCGTATCGTGTTGGAGCTGTTTCTTAGAAACACTCTCTTTTTAAACGGTAGTACAGTAGGGCTAGTACATGATCAATTTAAAAATTCCCACGACTGAGCACGACTAATTACTACTTATTTAAGAATATTTGGTTCATTGTACGCCTACTATTAATATAGGTTAATAAGTTGATTCTCGATCATCCACATCAAAATCATTCAAGAAGCAATACCTAGTATCAACGAAGAGAAATAATAATCGTTGAGTCAGTTATGGCCAAGGTCATCAATGTTTTCCTCAAGTGTATTTTCCTTGTGTTGATTGTCACAGCCGCACTTTAGCGTAAGTATATGTATTTCTTACTCAATTCAATTAAatcatttcattttcatttccttATAGTATTTATTTTGGTTTTCCTCTTGTAAATGTGTATGGACTGAACCATTTCATTATACATGATTCGTCTTCGTCAGAGATTGTATCTGCACAGTCCTGCGACGCATCGACAGATACCTATACCACATCTGCAAGTGGTTCTAATGGAGTTGCAGCTGAACAGAACTATGAAGTCAATAATACTTGTTAACACATTGCAATCGGTGAAACCGCTTTCCTGGATGCTTTGTTACCTGCGAGAGCGCTGTGTCGTTGACTTGTTTTAGATCACCTATTGGATTGATCATGCATTCTTCTATGTTTTGTGTTAACTGAATTGTTTTTCTTCTCTGCTTTGATGTGGCTTGCCCGTATTGTTTAGTGCTCAAATCAACTGTAATGTAGTCCAGTGGTGGCGCTGTTTTATTGCTAGCTTGGTCGGTTCAGGGTGACCGACTGACCGGCTCAACTTTACCatgtcaaaaataaaataaaaaatctattCAGTTCGAAGGAACACAAGGTTTAATCTGATTTTCTGATcaattttccttaaatttctttcAGTTTTTCAGAGCTATAACAGTTAACAGCTCTCAAATTGCAGAGATTAAAAGGGAAGAAAATGATCTAAAATTGGTGAATTTTGTTATGACGGGCACAAATACATTTCCTCAACACTAAGGGATTCCTTATGTTTGTTGAACAAATCATCTGCCTCTCCTTTCACCTCTTCTTCCCCTTGATCCCCTGCCTCCTCTTGATCCAGTTGATGCTTGAGATGTAGACGCTGCAGAAGTTAATGCTTGAGCATAAGTAAATGATGATGAAACAACTCCTCTTCCTCTGGAACCTCTACCCCTCCTACTCCTGCTTCTGCTAGAAGTAGAACTGAGCTTATTTGGATCTGGATTAGAATGACTATGTGTGTCCACCTTGGGTCTAAGTTCCATACCTTGGACAACAAGGCCACACTTGTGTACTCCCCTCTCAGTCTCAAGCACAGACATATGCACCTCCCCGCCTTAACTATCTCCTCCTCCGTTGTAGAAATGACCCATCTCAACCTCCATCCATCCGTTTCCTCTCTCCCGTGCAAAATATTCAGGCTCCAACATTTGGTCTGGAGGATAAATTGGATCTGGCGGATAATATTCGCTGCAGGCACCTAAGTAGATAAGTCTCTCTTTGCTACACGCATTAGTGTCACCATCAGCTCGTCCAAAGACTTCGACTTTGGCCTTCATTGGTTCATAATCATCAAATCCATAAGCATCATCCCTTAACTTAAACACAAAGTGAGCTACATAGAAGGTGTTCGGAGATAGCAATTGGATTTCCATCTTCCCATGAATTTCAAGCCACCATACGCCATGCAGTTCAGCCACTTGAGCAAACCTGGAGCCAGGACAACGTGGCCAATCCCAGTACCAAGGAGTCTTTCCGTCGCCCCAAGAAATTGCAAGCTCCTTTGCTCCAAGCATGATACACTTCTTCCCACTAGATTTTTCCAACTGAAAGCTCTTAGAACCACCATCAATGAGAAGTGGGTCATCAGATAGGCGATAATATAACTCTTTCTCAGATAGTGCAGCTGATGGTAAAAGATGCAATGCTCCAGAAATGATCTCTTGATAATCAGCCGGTAGAAATTTCTCCCAAAGAACATCTGAATCAGCTGCAGATTTAAAAAGAGTTGAAACCAGACTAGACCAGCACACATCTGTTGGTGTTGTCAGATATACATCCTTCTGGTAGTCTTTCGATATTATTGTTAACAATATCTTGTGATTTTTCCACCACCTCTTCTTTCTCTAGTCTTTCCATTGATGACTTTACCTTGAATTCTTTTTCTAGATTGATTCTGCAAaaggggaaaaaaagaagaaatgaaaTCTAATTAacatttcccccaaattacaacatCTGCAACATCAATTACTACAACAAGTAGAATGCACGTGCCTTGCACGTCGAGCGCCGAGTTTCACATACACCTTCATGGGCATCTGATTCTCCCGAGTTTGGGATCTGTGACCAACACTCCAACAATATCTGCAAATTGCAACAGAAGGGAAATAGATAATACGGCAAGCACAAATAATTTAGCACGATTTAGAATTCTAATCAAGAATTGGTAGAGAAGTCCTAGAACCACCCACTAACAACGAACAATAACATTTCAACTTGGGCACAGTCCAAATGATAAACTGCATGATTTACTGAAGTGGAAAAATCAATACTACACGGTAAaagattaattttttttccagaCCTAATCATATTCTTTCTGTCTTAGAAAAACTGAGACAATCTTATCATGTGCTGCATTTATCACACTCTTTAGGATTCCCATTTCTTCAATTCCACCTGGGCACCCACCTCTTTCCAGTTTGACTCCAACAGTAGAAATTCAATATACTTAGCCTTGAATTTGTATGCGGAAACTAAAGTAACTATTTTGTTTGCATGAAATAAAGCAAATGGGCATGGATCAGACTTACAAAATATTTTCTCACGCTTGGTATCATCATCGGTATATGTCAGAGGATAGCTTGTTCAAAGCGGCATCACCTTCTAGCTTCTCTTCTTTCTCCTGAAAAATAGATTTGATGATGCATAATTCAGCAGGTGGTAGAAAAAGAGAATATCCGTTAAAAGGAAATGTTGCCATTGGGCACTGGCCTTCCGTTAAGAGATAACTAAACCATTGAAATTCAGCACTGTGAGAATTAAATCATTGTACAATCAGAACCCTTAATTTTCTAGTATTAAAAAATGGAATTAAAAATTCAAACTACTAAAATCAAAACTGAAAGTAATTATTGTACAATTAAATTAGAACCCTCATTACCAAGACAATTTTGATGATAGATGGTGAGATAAAATCTTCTGCTGCTGATGCTTCTAATTGATTTTTCTCAATAAAATGTTTCAGTTATTTGCTTTTGAGAAAAATAATTCATGACCCCGTTTATCTTGTTCAGATTTTCTGAATCAATTCCTCTCCTTATGAATCTTCGATGAAGAGCATCCTCATCGCGATCATAATCTTCGAAGATATTTTCATTAAATCACGAACCCTTCAAAATCATTCATAAacacaaatcaaataaaatccctGAAATTGACAGAACCCTAGAATTCCAAATTACAGTTGAAAACAATTTTAATGTTAAGAAATGTACATAATCGAAGAAAAGGAAAACAATCGGCCGAATTGTTGATCTCCGGAATTAATTTTACGAAACCTAGTTGAAGATTCAGTTAGCGGGATTCTTAGCTGTTTAGAGAAGAGAGCGAGAGAGAGTTGAGggagaagaaggaaacgatcGAAGAGGAAGAAAAGGGTACTGTTGTTATGCATCCGGgtattttgtaatttttgaatTTAGTCGGATCGGACCGCTGAAATAGCATATAGACATTATCTAACGGACAGTAGTAAAAGAACGGATTAGATTAAAAATACGTGCGACGTACCAAAACTACGTGTGCACTCGAAACATTCGGTGACAACGAAAAAGTGTTAGCGTTTTCAGTTTGGGTTATTGGCATTAAAGGGGGGAGATAAAGGGGGAGATAACTTTCATATCAAGAGCTATCCTACTTGTTCTCAAAAACTTATTCCGATTATAGTTAGGTCTTTTGGGCTATAAGTAATTTCAGCTTTTGGTAACCTCATAGAATCTGTAGAACCTAGAATATATTACTGAAATCAAAAGTACACTTGCAAAAAAGAACAATAACAATCCAAAGGAAGAATTCAAAACTGACAGAGAGTTTCTCACAAAACTAAACGCTGAGCCTAAGACCCTCTAAATACTAATACTATTGAAAATAGTTTCCTAACAAAATTCTactaaacttagaacatagattATTTAATATAAGCAGACTTCTATAGAAAAGCCAAACTCCCAAATATAGTTTACTATCCTATTATAACTTCAATTCCAGAACTGTCTAGAATAGTATAGAACAGTCTCAGATAGACTTGATTCCCAATAGCCTCCCTCAAACCGCGACTCTGCGAGTCTATTATTCCCAGCATCCCTCGCAGCTTCACAAAGGTTTCAGTCTTCAACGGCTTCGTGAAGATATCTGCAACTTGTTCACCACTATAACGTAATTCCACAACCATCTCCTCGTCATTTACTAACTCACGTATATAGTGATACTTGATATCAATATGCTTGCTTCTTTCATGGAAAACAGGGTTCTTTGTGAGTGCAATAGCAGACTTGTTGTCACATATGATCTTTGTAGGGACTTTTTGTTCATGGTTAAGCCACTTTAATATTCTCCTTAACCATATAGCTTGAGTAGCACAAGATGCGGCAGCTATATAATCCGCTTCTGCGGTAGATAAAGCAACCACTTGTTGCTTCTTTGACGACCACGAGAAAATACCTGATCCCATATGAAAAGTATAACCCGAAGTGCTTTTCCTTGTATCATTATCACCAGCCCAATCACCATCGGTGTAACCAATCAAATCTGATTTTTGAGTTGTTGTATAGAAAATCCCATAATCAACCGTGCCACTGACATAACGTAATATACATTTAGATGCTTGCAAATGGGATTAATGCGGAGACTCCATGAAACGACTAATTAAGCCAACTCCATACACTATGTCTGGCCTTGTAGAGGTCAAGTATCACAGGCTACCAACAAGACGTTTAAAATATGTTGGATTAACAAGTTCACTTGTACCATCCTTCACAAGCTTCAACTTGTCTTCAACTGAAGTTAATATTGGATTGCACCCATTCATCTTGAAACATTCTAAGATATCTTTTGCATATTTTTGTTGCGATACAAAAATTCCGTCAGCCGTTTGTAGAACCTCAAGACCAAGAAAATAAGACATCAATCCCAAATCcgtcatttcaaattctttgatCATAGCCTCCCTGAAGTCTTCAATCATCTTCGAATTGTTGCCCGTAAAAATAAGGTCATTCACATATAAGCAAACGATAACCAATTACCATGGGAATCAGTTTTTACGTATAGAGTGTGTTCATATGGACACTTCTTAAAGTCATTATCGACAAAATAATTGTCAATACGTGTATACCAAGCTCGGggagcttgtttcaatccatacaaagctTTCTTTAACTTGTATACTTGGTTTTCTTGACCTTTGACGGAATACCCAGCAGGTTGCTCCACATACACCTCTTCCTCAAGAACACCATTCAAGAAAGCAGATTTTACATCCATCTGAAAAATACTCCATTTACGTTATGCAGCTAAAGCAATGATCGTTCGTACGGTGTCAAGTCTAGCTACAGCTGCAAACACTTCAAAATAATCGATACCCGGTTTTTGTTTGTAACCTTTTGCAACCAACCTCGCCTTAAGACGATCCACCTCCCCATCAGGTTTATATTTTGTCTTATAAACCCATTTTACACCAATTGTTTTCTTACCTTGTGGAAGTGTAGTAATCTCCCATGTGTTATTTTTCTCAATTGCTTGAATTTCATCATCCATAGCTTTTACCCATCCTTTATTTTAAACAGCTTCATCAAATATTATTGGATCACAATCTCCGAAAAGtgcaaaatttaccaaaacttcatctccgtCGTTGTCATTGGTTAAAACATAGTCTTGCAAGCGAGCTGGAAAAATACGACTACGAATAGGACGAGACAACACTCCCTGCTGTGGTGATAATGGTAGTGAATCTGTACTAGGTATGTTATCCTGATGTGGTGGAGTCATCAAACTTGACGGAACTACTTGTGTATTTACTTCAGGATTCGGAACAACAACTGTCTTTGTTGTTGACGTTTTAATATTCCAATCCCACTGACCTTATTTGTCAAATATTACATCACGACTGATAATCATCTTCCTAGTCTCTGGATTTAACAACTTGTATCCTTTTGTCGCACTACTATAACCAATGAAGATGCATTTTTCACTTTCGTCATCTAGTTTCTTGCGAATTTTATCCGgtacatgtgcatatgcaatgCATCCAAATACTTTGAGATGTCGAACACTAGATCTTCTGCCACACCATGCTTCCTCAGGAGTTTCATTTTCACACACTTTTAGTAGGACGTCTGTTCAGCAAGTCAACAGCACAAGAAACGGCTTCACCCTAAAAACTTTTCGGCAAATTTTTGGTTTTCCTCATGGTACGAACCATCTCCATTATAGTTTTGTTCCTTCTCTCAGCTACACTGTTCTGTTGAGGTGTATACCTTgcattcatttgatgtaggatACCACACTCCTCCATAAACTTATCAACGACGGTATACTCAGTACCTCTGACGGTACGCAGCCCCTTAATCCTACTACCAATTTTATTTTCAGTATAAGCTTTGAACCTTTTGAATGCATTAAATGCATCGTCTTTCTGTTTTAACAAATAAACCCAAGCTTTTCTGCTGAAATCATCAATGGATGTAATAAAATACCTATTACCGCCACGAGATATTTCTTctataggaccacataaatcataGTGAACCAGCTCCAATGGTTGTTCCGCCCTCCTACTTTTTCCTACAGGGAAAGGATCAAGATGTTGCTTTCCGAAAATGCAATCTTCACATTTTCCATCAGGAAAAACAATATCTGGCAGGCCTGAAACCATCTGCTTTTTTGCAAGTAATCGCAAACTGTTGAAGTTAACGTGTCCCATTCTCATGTGCCATAGGTAAGAGTCATCAGAAACAGAAGAACTATAACAATGTTCTTTTGGATATTGAATGTTCAATGAAAATAAACGATTGGTCATCCGTACCTTTG
This genomic stretch from Papaver somniferum cultivar HN1 chromosome 5, ASM357369v1, whole genome shotgun sequence harbors:
- the LOC113284041 gene encoding F-box protein PP2-B10-like, which translates into the protein RKKRWWKNHKILLTIISKDYQKDVYLTTPTDVCWSSLVSTLFKSAADSDVLWEKFLPADYQEIISGALHLLPSAALSEKELYYRLSDDPLLIDGGSKSFQLEKSSGKKCIMLGAKELAISWGDGKTPWYWDWPRCPGSRFAQVAELHGVWWLEIHGKMEIQLLSPNTFYVAHFVFKLRDDAYGFDDYEPMKAKVEVFGRADGDTNACSKERLIYLGACSEYYPPDPIYPPDQMLEPEYFARERGNGWMEVEMGHFYNGGGDS